The Castanea sativa cultivar Marrone di Chiusa Pesio chromosome 11, ASM4071231v1 genome contains a region encoding:
- the LOC142617886 gene encoding uncharacterized protein LOC142617886: MQRDEHFTSVNTSRTWYHSNPFILACQAPQVFYLNNTKLGSSWRVVQDMMHRNMYDIPIGTENVHEENEEDNGDVVYQESECIGVNATVQQENDEDSTLLHRDDVPAIDLGDLIPVDDVYVQLDESMFINDDLSNEEWDTDSNNEEETYSDDDVSSSDQEKDLSSDDESSGDLGDED; this comes from the coding sequence ATGCAAAGGGATGAGCATTTTACAAGTGTGAATACATCTCGTACATGGTATCATTCTAACCCATTTATCCTAGCATGCCAAGCTCCACAAGTTTTTTACTTGAATAATACTAAATTGGGCAGTAGTTGGCGCGTGGTACAAGATATGATGCATAGAAACATGTATGATATTCCCATAGGCACAGAGAATGTgcatgaagaaaatgaagaagataatGGTGATGTGGTATACCAAGAAAGTGAATGTATTGGGGTTAATGCAACAGTTCAACAAGAAAATGATGAAGACTCAACTTTGTTACATAGAGATGATGTGCCAGCAATAGATTTGGGGGACTTAATTCCTGTTGATGATGTATATGTGCAACTTGATGAAAGTATGTTCATCAATGATGACTTGTCTAATGAGGAATGGGATACAGATTCTaacaatgaagaagaaacaTATAGTGATGACGATGTTTCAAGCTCAGATCAGGAAAAAGATTTATCTAGCGATGATGAATCTAGTGGAGATCTTGGGGATGAAGATTAA